The following coding sequences are from one Carassius auratus strain Wakin chromosome 15, ASM336829v1, whole genome shotgun sequence window:
- the LOC113115155 gene encoding phosphatidylinositol-binding clathrin assembly protein-like isoform X4, with the protein MSGQSITDRITAAQHSVTGSAVSKTVCKATTHEIMGPKKKHLDYLIHCTNEMNVNIPQLADSLFERTTNTSWVVVFKSLITTHHLMVYGNERFIQYLASRNTLFNLSNFLDKCGLQGYDMSTFIRRYSRYLNEKAVSYRQVAFDFTKVKRGVDGVMRTMNTEKLLKTIPIIQNQMDALLDFNVNANELSNGVINAAFMLLFKDSIRLFAAYNEGIINLLEKYFDMKKVQCKEGLDIYKKFLTRMTRISEFLKVAEQVGIDRGDIPDLSQFTVCAPSSLLDALEQHLASLEGKKVKDSTAASRASTLSNAVSSLANTGMSFTKVDEREKQAALEEEQARLKALKEQRLKELSKRPSFATTDTSPVSTTAACISTAPAIDLFSTPSCSNGALKMEGDFFDMQTNFQSSMQPGPSVATAWGDPFSSSEAVDDSIPNLNPFLTKLVVDGAHLPVMSADGVHFSSRTSGHEIFGDQYNPFIDSSSSVSSSYKRTVRIEHLISDSFGQPSMVQHLPNPSPFQSEPSTVAGLFRGYGAPQIPPPQSSGELRVDFESVFGTKAASSNSLDTDAGILKPTVAGSNQSSLLPEKLVSDDLDSSLANLVGNLGIGNGTTKNDIHWNQPGEKKLTGGMNWQPKTAPSTTWNPVSMPPSIMAFPATTPTGMMGYGMPSQLPSMSMMTQPTMMYTQPVMRPSNPFGSVSSAQPSAASSPSSQSPLRAPGQDPFAQLSLKDFL; encoded by the exons ATGTCTGGGCAGAGCATTACAGACAGGATAACTGCTGCTCAGCACAGCGTTACTGGATCAGCTGTGTCCAAAACAGTGTGCAAGGCAACAACTCACGAAATTATGGGCCctaaaaagaaacatttggaCT ACCTGATACACTGTACCAATGAGATGAATGTGAACATTCCTCAGCTGGCAGACTCTCTGTTCGAGAGGACCACTAACACCAGCTGGGTGGTGGTCTTTAAGTCTCTAATCACAACACATCACCTCATGGTATACGGGAACGAG CGATTTATTCAGTACTTGGCCTCCAGGAACACATTATTTAATCTCAGTAATTTCCTGGACAAATGTGGCCTACAAG GTTATGATATGTCAACATTCATTCGGAGGTACAGTCGATATCTGAATGAGAAAGCGGTTTCATATCGACAGGTGGCATTTGACTTCACGAAAGTAAAGCGTGG GGTGGATGGAGTGATGAGAACCATGAACACAGAGAAGCTTCTTAAAACCATCCCCATTATACAGAACCAGATGGACGCCCTTCTTGACTTCAAT gtCAATGCCAATGAACTTTCCAATGGGGTTATCAATGCAGCCTTCATGCTTCTCTTCAAAGACTCCATCCGGCTTTTTGCAGCTTACAATGAAGGGATAATAAACTTACTGG AAAAGTATTTTGATATGAAAAAAGTCCAGTGCAAAGAGGGTTTGGACATTTACAAGAAATTCCTTACTCGTATGACACGGATCTCGGAGTTCCTCAAAGTGGCAGAG CAGGTGGGAATAGACCGCGGGGACATACCTGACCTGTCTCAG TTTACCGTGTGT GCCCCCAGCAGTCTGTTGGATGCCCTGGAGCAACACTTGGCTTCATTAGAAGGAAAGAAGGTGAAGGACTCCACTGCCGCCAGCAG GGCAAGCACACTCTCCAATGCTGTGTCATCTCTGGCCAACACTGGCATGTCTTTCACCAAAGTGGATGAAAGGGAAAAGCAGGCAGCTCTGGAGGAGGAGCAGGCGCGATTGAAAGCTCTAAAG GAACAGAGGCTGAAGGAGCTCTCCAAGAGGCCTTCGTTTGCCACGACCGACACTTCTCCAGTCTCCACCACAGCAGCATGCATCAGCACAGCTCCTGCCATCGACCTGTTCTCCACTCCCAGCTGCTCCAATGG TGCCCTGAAGATGGAGGGCGACTTCTTCGACATGCAGACTAACTTTCAGTCAAGCATGCAGCCCGGACCCTCTGTGGCCACGGCATGGGGAG ATCCTTTCTCTTCTTCTGAAGCTGTAGATGACTCCATTCCAAACCTAAACCCTTTCCTAACCAAACTTGTTGTTGACGGTGCTCATCTACCCGTTATGTCAGCAGATGGTGTTCATTTCTCCTCTAGGACATCAGGTCATGAGATTTTTGGTG ATCAGTACAATCCCTTTATTGATTCAAGTTCATCTGTATCAAGCAGTTACAAACGCACTGTGCGGATAGAGCACTTAATCTCAG ACTCGTTTGGTCAGCCGTCTATGGTCCAGCATCTCCCAAACCCCTCTCCCTTCCAGTCCGAGCCCTCCACTGTAGCAGGCCTATTCAGAG GATACGGAGCTCCACAAATCCCTCCTCCACAGAGCTCAGGGGAGCTGCGTGTTGACTTTGAGTCTGTTTTCGGTACTAAAGCTGCCTCGTCTAATAGCCTGGATACAGATG CAGGGATTTTGAAACCCACTGTGGCGGGTTCAAATCAGTCCAGTCTGCTCCCAGAGAAACTGGTGTCAGATGACCTGGATTCTTCCTTGGCCAACCTTGTTGGAA ATCTGGGCATTGGAAACGGTACCACTAAAAA TGATATCCACTGGAACCAACCAGGAGAGAAAAAGTTAACTGGTGGAATGAACTGGCAACCCAAAACTGCTCCGTCTACTACATGGAACCCTGTCTCTATG CCTCCATCTATCATGGCTTTCCCTGCTACAACACCTACAGGAATGATGGGATATGGCATG CCTTCACAGTTGCCCTCTATGAGCATGATGACCCAGCCCACAATGATGTACACACAGCCGGTCATGAGGCCATCCAATCCGTTCGGATCAGTGTCCAGTGCACAG CCCTCCGCTGCCTCTAGCCCTTCCAGTCAGAGTCCTCTCAGAGCCCCAGGACAAGACCCCTTTGCACAGCTCTCTCTCAAGGATTTCTTGTAG
- the LOC113115155 gene encoding phosphatidylinositol-binding clathrin assembly protein-like isoform X8, with the protein MSGQSITDRITAAQHSVTGSAVSKTVCKATTHEIMGPKKKHLDYLIHCTNEMNVNIPQLADSLFERTTNTSWVVVFKSLITTHHLMVYGNERFIQYLASRNTLFNLSNFLDKCGLQGYDMSTFIRRYSRYLNEKAVSYRQVAFDFTKVKRGVDGVMRTMNTEKLLKTIPIIQNQMDALLDFNVNANELSNGVINAAFMLLFKDSIRLFAAYNEGIINLLEKYFDMKKVQCKEGLDIYKKFLTRMTRISEFLKVAEQVGIDRGDIPDLSQFTVCAPSSLLDALEQHLASLEGKKVKDSTAASRASTLSNAVSSLANTGMSFTKVDEREKQAALEEEQARLKALKIPVFWLYVHTFEKIQEQRLKELSKRPSFATTDTSPVSTTAACISTAPAIDLFSTPSCSNGALKMEGDFFDMQTNFQSSMQPGPSVATAWGDPFSSSEAVDDSIPNLNPFLTKLVVDGAHLPVMSADGVHFSSRTSDSFGQPSMVQHLPNPSPFQSEPSTVAGLFRGYGAPQIPPPQSSGELRVDFESVFGTKAASSNSLDTDAGILKPTVAGSNQSSLLPEKLVSDDLDSSLANLVGNLGIGNGTTKNDIHWNQPGEKKLTGGMNWQPKTAPSTTWNPVSMPPSIMAFPATTPTGMMGYGMPSQLPSMSMMTQPTMMYTQPVMRPSNPFGSVSSAQPSAASSPSSQSPLRAPGQDPFAQLSLKDFL; encoded by the exons ATGTCTGGGCAGAGCATTACAGACAGGATAACTGCTGCTCAGCACAGCGTTACTGGATCAGCTGTGTCCAAAACAGTGTGCAAGGCAACAACTCACGAAATTATGGGCCctaaaaagaaacatttggaCT ACCTGATACACTGTACCAATGAGATGAATGTGAACATTCCTCAGCTGGCAGACTCTCTGTTCGAGAGGACCACTAACACCAGCTGGGTGGTGGTCTTTAAGTCTCTAATCACAACACATCACCTCATGGTATACGGGAACGAG CGATTTATTCAGTACTTGGCCTCCAGGAACACATTATTTAATCTCAGTAATTTCCTGGACAAATGTGGCCTACAAG GTTATGATATGTCAACATTCATTCGGAGGTACAGTCGATATCTGAATGAGAAAGCGGTTTCATATCGACAGGTGGCATTTGACTTCACGAAAGTAAAGCGTGG GGTGGATGGAGTGATGAGAACCATGAACACAGAGAAGCTTCTTAAAACCATCCCCATTATACAGAACCAGATGGACGCCCTTCTTGACTTCAAT gtCAATGCCAATGAACTTTCCAATGGGGTTATCAATGCAGCCTTCATGCTTCTCTTCAAAGACTCCATCCGGCTTTTTGCAGCTTACAATGAAGGGATAATAAACTTACTGG AAAAGTATTTTGATATGAAAAAAGTCCAGTGCAAAGAGGGTTTGGACATTTACAAGAAATTCCTTACTCGTATGACACGGATCTCGGAGTTCCTCAAAGTGGCAGAG CAGGTGGGAATAGACCGCGGGGACATACCTGACCTGTCTCAG TTTACCGTGTGT GCCCCCAGCAGTCTGTTGGATGCCCTGGAGCAACACTTGGCTTCATTAGAAGGAAAGAAGGTGAAGGACTCCACTGCCGCCAGCAG GGCAAGCACACTCTCCAATGCTGTGTCATCTCTGGCCAACACTGGCATGTCTTTCACCAAAGTGGATGAAAGGGAAAAGCAGGCAGCTCTGGAGGAGGAGCAGGCGCGATTGAAAGCTCTAAAG ATTCCTGTTTTCTGGTTGTATGtgcacacatttgaaaaaattcaG GAACAGAGGCTGAAGGAGCTCTCCAAGAGGCCTTCGTTTGCCACGACCGACACTTCTCCAGTCTCCACCACAGCAGCATGCATCAGCACAGCTCCTGCCATCGACCTGTTCTCCACTCCCAGCTGCTCCAATGG TGCCCTGAAGATGGAGGGCGACTTCTTCGACATGCAGACTAACTTTCAGTCAAGCATGCAGCCCGGACCCTCTGTGGCCACGGCATGGGGAG ATCCTTTCTCTTCTTCTGAAGCTGTAGATGACTCCATTCCAAACCTAAACCCTTTCCTAACCAAACTTGTTGTTGACGGTGCTCATCTACCCGTTATGTCAGCAGATGGTGTTCATTTCTCCTCTAGGACATCAG ACTCGTTTGGTCAGCCGTCTATGGTCCAGCATCTCCCAAACCCCTCTCCCTTCCAGTCCGAGCCCTCCACTGTAGCAGGCCTATTCAGAG GATACGGAGCTCCACAAATCCCTCCTCCACAGAGCTCAGGGGAGCTGCGTGTTGACTTTGAGTCTGTTTTCGGTACTAAAGCTGCCTCGTCTAATAGCCTGGATACAGATG CAGGGATTTTGAAACCCACTGTGGCGGGTTCAAATCAGTCCAGTCTGCTCCCAGAGAAACTGGTGTCAGATGACCTGGATTCTTCCTTGGCCAACCTTGTTGGAA ATCTGGGCATTGGAAACGGTACCACTAAAAA TGATATCCACTGGAACCAACCAGGAGAGAAAAAGTTAACTGGTGGAATGAACTGGCAACCCAAAACTGCTCCGTCTACTACATGGAACCCTGTCTCTATG CCTCCATCTATCATGGCTTTCCCTGCTACAACACCTACAGGAATGATGGGATATGGCATG CCTTCACAGTTGCCCTCTATGAGCATGATGACCCAGCCCACAATGATGTACACACAGCCGGTCATGAGGCCATCCAATCCGTTCGGATCAGTGTCCAGTGCACAG CCCTCCGCTGCCTCTAGCCCTTCCAGTCAGAGTCCTCTCAGAGCCCCAGGACAAGACCCCTTTGCACAGCTCTCTCTCAAGGATTTCTTGTAG
- the LOC113115155 gene encoding phosphatidylinositol-binding clathrin assembly protein-like isoform X5, whose translation MSGQSITDRITAAQHSVTGSAVSKTVCKATTHEIMGPKKKHLDYLIHCTNEMNVNIPQLADSLFERTTNTSWVVVFKSLITTHHLMVYGNERFIQYLASRNTLFNLSNFLDKCGLQGYDMSTFIRRYSRYLNEKAVSYRQVAFDFTKVKRGVDGVMRTMNTEKLLKTIPIIQNQMDALLDFNVNANELSNGVINAAFMLLFKDSIRLFAAYNEGIINLLEKYFDMKKVQCKEGLDIYKKFLTRMTRISEFLKVAEQVGIDRGDIPDLSQAPSSLLDALEQHLASLEGKKVKDSTAASRASTLSNAVSSLANTGMSFTKVDEREKQAALEEEQARLKALKEQRLKELSKRPSFATTDTSPVSTTAACISTAPAIDLFSTPSCSNGALKMEGDFFDMQTNFQSSMQPGPSVATAWGDPFSSSEAVDDSIPNLNPFLTKLVVDGAHLPVMSADGVHFSSRTSGHEIFGDQYNPFIDSSSSVSSSYKRTVRIEHLISDSFGQPSMVQHLPNPSPFQSEPSTVAGLFRGYGAPQIPPPQSSGELRVDFESVFGTKAASSNSLDTDAGILKPTVAGSNQSSLLPEKLVSDDLDSSLANLVGNLGIGNGTTKNDIHWNQPGEKKLTGGMNWQPKTAPSTTWNPVSMPPSIMAFPATTPTGMMGYGMPSQLPSMSMMTQPTMMYTQPVMRPSNPFGSVSSAQPSAASSPSSQSPLRAPGQDPFAQLSLKDFL comes from the exons ATGTCTGGGCAGAGCATTACAGACAGGATAACTGCTGCTCAGCACAGCGTTACTGGATCAGCTGTGTCCAAAACAGTGTGCAAGGCAACAACTCACGAAATTATGGGCCctaaaaagaaacatttggaCT ACCTGATACACTGTACCAATGAGATGAATGTGAACATTCCTCAGCTGGCAGACTCTCTGTTCGAGAGGACCACTAACACCAGCTGGGTGGTGGTCTTTAAGTCTCTAATCACAACACATCACCTCATGGTATACGGGAACGAG CGATTTATTCAGTACTTGGCCTCCAGGAACACATTATTTAATCTCAGTAATTTCCTGGACAAATGTGGCCTACAAG GTTATGATATGTCAACATTCATTCGGAGGTACAGTCGATATCTGAATGAGAAAGCGGTTTCATATCGACAGGTGGCATTTGACTTCACGAAAGTAAAGCGTGG GGTGGATGGAGTGATGAGAACCATGAACACAGAGAAGCTTCTTAAAACCATCCCCATTATACAGAACCAGATGGACGCCCTTCTTGACTTCAAT gtCAATGCCAATGAACTTTCCAATGGGGTTATCAATGCAGCCTTCATGCTTCTCTTCAAAGACTCCATCCGGCTTTTTGCAGCTTACAATGAAGGGATAATAAACTTACTGG AAAAGTATTTTGATATGAAAAAAGTCCAGTGCAAAGAGGGTTTGGACATTTACAAGAAATTCCTTACTCGTATGACACGGATCTCGGAGTTCCTCAAAGTGGCAGAG CAGGTGGGAATAGACCGCGGGGACATACCTGACCTGTCTCAG GCCCCCAGCAGTCTGTTGGATGCCCTGGAGCAACACTTGGCTTCATTAGAAGGAAAGAAGGTGAAGGACTCCACTGCCGCCAGCAG GGCAAGCACACTCTCCAATGCTGTGTCATCTCTGGCCAACACTGGCATGTCTTTCACCAAAGTGGATGAAAGGGAAAAGCAGGCAGCTCTGGAGGAGGAGCAGGCGCGATTGAAAGCTCTAAAG GAACAGAGGCTGAAGGAGCTCTCCAAGAGGCCTTCGTTTGCCACGACCGACACTTCTCCAGTCTCCACCACAGCAGCATGCATCAGCACAGCTCCTGCCATCGACCTGTTCTCCACTCCCAGCTGCTCCAATGG TGCCCTGAAGATGGAGGGCGACTTCTTCGACATGCAGACTAACTTTCAGTCAAGCATGCAGCCCGGACCCTCTGTGGCCACGGCATGGGGAG ATCCTTTCTCTTCTTCTGAAGCTGTAGATGACTCCATTCCAAACCTAAACCCTTTCCTAACCAAACTTGTTGTTGACGGTGCTCATCTACCCGTTATGTCAGCAGATGGTGTTCATTTCTCCTCTAGGACATCAGGTCATGAGATTTTTGGTG ATCAGTACAATCCCTTTATTGATTCAAGTTCATCTGTATCAAGCAGTTACAAACGCACTGTGCGGATAGAGCACTTAATCTCAG ACTCGTTTGGTCAGCCGTCTATGGTCCAGCATCTCCCAAACCCCTCTCCCTTCCAGTCCGAGCCCTCCACTGTAGCAGGCCTATTCAGAG GATACGGAGCTCCACAAATCCCTCCTCCACAGAGCTCAGGGGAGCTGCGTGTTGACTTTGAGTCTGTTTTCGGTACTAAAGCTGCCTCGTCTAATAGCCTGGATACAGATG CAGGGATTTTGAAACCCACTGTGGCGGGTTCAAATCAGTCCAGTCTGCTCCCAGAGAAACTGGTGTCAGATGACCTGGATTCTTCCTTGGCCAACCTTGTTGGAA ATCTGGGCATTGGAAACGGTACCACTAAAAA TGATATCCACTGGAACCAACCAGGAGAGAAAAAGTTAACTGGTGGAATGAACTGGCAACCCAAAACTGCTCCGTCTACTACATGGAACCCTGTCTCTATG CCTCCATCTATCATGGCTTTCCCTGCTACAACACCTACAGGAATGATGGGATATGGCATG CCTTCACAGTTGCCCTCTATGAGCATGATGACCCAGCCCACAATGATGTACACACAGCCGGTCATGAGGCCATCCAATCCGTTCGGATCAGTGTCCAGTGCACAG CCCTCCGCTGCCTCTAGCCCTTCCAGTCAGAGTCCTCTCAGAGCCCCAGGACAAGACCCCTTTGCACAGCTCTCTCTCAAGGATTTCTTGTAG
- the LOC113115155 gene encoding phosphatidylinositol-binding clathrin assembly protein-like isoform X10 produces MSGQSITDRITAAQHSVTGSAVSKTVCKATTHEIMGPKKKHLDYLIHCTNEMNVNIPQLADSLFERTTNTSWVVVFKSLITTHHLMVYGNERFIQYLASRNTLFNLSNFLDKCGLQGYDMSTFIRRYSRYLNEKAVSYRQVAFDFTKVKRGVDGVMRTMNTEKLLKTIPIIQNQMDALLDFNVNANELSNGVINAAFMLLFKDSIRLFAAYNEGIINLLEKYFDMKKVQCKEGLDIYKKFLTRMTRISEFLKVAEQVGIDRGDIPDLSQFTVCAPSSLLDALEQHLASLEGKKVKDSTAASRASTLSNAVSSLANTGMSFTKVDEREKQAALEEEQARLKALKIPVFWLYVHTFEKIQEQRLKELSKRPSFATTDTSPVSTTAACISTAPAIDLFSTPSCSNGALKMEGDFFDMQTNFQSSMQPGPSVATAWGGYGAPQIPPPQSSGELRVDFESVFGTKAASSNSLDTDAGILKPTVAGSNQSSLLPEKLVSDDLDSSLANLVGNLGIGNGTTKNDIHWNQPGEKKLTGGMNWQPKTAPSTTWNPVSMPPSIMAFPATTPTGMMGYGMPSQLPSMSMMTQPTMMYTQPVMRPSNPFGSVSSAQPSAASSPSSQSPLRAPGQDPFAQLSLKDFL; encoded by the exons ATGTCTGGGCAGAGCATTACAGACAGGATAACTGCTGCTCAGCACAGCGTTACTGGATCAGCTGTGTCCAAAACAGTGTGCAAGGCAACAACTCACGAAATTATGGGCCctaaaaagaaacatttggaCT ACCTGATACACTGTACCAATGAGATGAATGTGAACATTCCTCAGCTGGCAGACTCTCTGTTCGAGAGGACCACTAACACCAGCTGGGTGGTGGTCTTTAAGTCTCTAATCACAACACATCACCTCATGGTATACGGGAACGAG CGATTTATTCAGTACTTGGCCTCCAGGAACACATTATTTAATCTCAGTAATTTCCTGGACAAATGTGGCCTACAAG GTTATGATATGTCAACATTCATTCGGAGGTACAGTCGATATCTGAATGAGAAAGCGGTTTCATATCGACAGGTGGCATTTGACTTCACGAAAGTAAAGCGTGG GGTGGATGGAGTGATGAGAACCATGAACACAGAGAAGCTTCTTAAAACCATCCCCATTATACAGAACCAGATGGACGCCCTTCTTGACTTCAAT gtCAATGCCAATGAACTTTCCAATGGGGTTATCAATGCAGCCTTCATGCTTCTCTTCAAAGACTCCATCCGGCTTTTTGCAGCTTACAATGAAGGGATAATAAACTTACTGG AAAAGTATTTTGATATGAAAAAAGTCCAGTGCAAAGAGGGTTTGGACATTTACAAGAAATTCCTTACTCGTATGACACGGATCTCGGAGTTCCTCAAAGTGGCAGAG CAGGTGGGAATAGACCGCGGGGACATACCTGACCTGTCTCAG TTTACCGTGTGT GCCCCCAGCAGTCTGTTGGATGCCCTGGAGCAACACTTGGCTTCATTAGAAGGAAAGAAGGTGAAGGACTCCACTGCCGCCAGCAG GGCAAGCACACTCTCCAATGCTGTGTCATCTCTGGCCAACACTGGCATGTCTTTCACCAAAGTGGATGAAAGGGAAAAGCAGGCAGCTCTGGAGGAGGAGCAGGCGCGATTGAAAGCTCTAAAG ATTCCTGTTTTCTGGTTGTATGtgcacacatttgaaaaaattcaG GAACAGAGGCTGAAGGAGCTCTCCAAGAGGCCTTCGTTTGCCACGACCGACACTTCTCCAGTCTCCACCACAGCAGCATGCATCAGCACAGCTCCTGCCATCGACCTGTTCTCCACTCCCAGCTGCTCCAATGG TGCCCTGAAGATGGAGGGCGACTTCTTCGACATGCAGACTAACTTTCAGTCAAGCATGCAGCCCGGACCCTCTGTGGCCACGGCATGGGGAG GATACGGAGCTCCACAAATCCCTCCTCCACAGAGCTCAGGGGAGCTGCGTGTTGACTTTGAGTCTGTTTTCGGTACTAAAGCTGCCTCGTCTAATAGCCTGGATACAGATG CAGGGATTTTGAAACCCACTGTGGCGGGTTCAAATCAGTCCAGTCTGCTCCCAGAGAAACTGGTGTCAGATGACCTGGATTCTTCCTTGGCCAACCTTGTTGGAA ATCTGGGCATTGGAAACGGTACCACTAAAAA TGATATCCACTGGAACCAACCAGGAGAGAAAAAGTTAACTGGTGGAATGAACTGGCAACCCAAAACTGCTCCGTCTACTACATGGAACCCTGTCTCTATG CCTCCATCTATCATGGCTTTCCCTGCTACAACACCTACAGGAATGATGGGATATGGCATG CCTTCACAGTTGCCCTCTATGAGCATGATGACCCAGCCCACAATGATGTACACACAGCCGGTCATGAGGCCATCCAATCCGTTCGGATCAGTGTCCAGTGCACAG CCCTCCGCTGCCTCTAGCCCTTCCAGTCAGAGTCCTCTCAGAGCCCCAGGACAAGACCCCTTTGCACAGCTCTCTCTCAAGGATTTCTTGTAG
- the LOC113115155 gene encoding phosphatidylinositol-binding clathrin assembly protein-like isoform X11, translated as MSGQSITDRITAAQHSVTGSAVSKTVCKATTHEIMGPKKKHLDYLIHCTNEMNVNIPQLADSLFERTTNTSWVVVFKSLITTHHLMVYGNERFIQYLASRNTLFNLSNFLDKCGLQGYDMSTFIRRYSRYLNEKAVSYRQVAFDFTKVKRGVDGVMRTMNTEKLLKTIPIIQNQMDALLDFNVNANELSNGVINAAFMLLFKDSIRLFAAYNEGIINLLEKYFDMKKVQCKEGLDIYKKFLTRMTRISEFLKVAEQVGIDRGDIPDLSQAPSSLLDALEQHLASLEGKKVKDSTAASRASTLSNAVSSLANTGMSFTKVDEREKQAALEEEQARLKALKEQRLKELSKRPSFATTDTSPVSTTAACISTAPAIDLFSTPSCSNGALKMEGDFFDMQTNFQSSMQPGPSVATAWGGYGAPQIPPPQSSGELRVDFESVFGTKAASSNSLDTDAGILKPTVAGSNQSSLLPEKLVSDDLDSSLANLVGNLGIGNGTTKNDIHWNQPGEKKLTGGMNWQPKTAPSTTWNPVSMPPSIMAFPATTPTGMMGYGMPSQLPSMSMMTQPTMMYTQPVMRPSNPFGSVSSAQPSAASSPSSQSPLRAPGQDPFAQLSLKDFL; from the exons ATGTCTGGGCAGAGCATTACAGACAGGATAACTGCTGCTCAGCACAGCGTTACTGGATCAGCTGTGTCCAAAACAGTGTGCAAGGCAACAACTCACGAAATTATGGGCCctaaaaagaaacatttggaCT ACCTGATACACTGTACCAATGAGATGAATGTGAACATTCCTCAGCTGGCAGACTCTCTGTTCGAGAGGACCACTAACACCAGCTGGGTGGTGGTCTTTAAGTCTCTAATCACAACACATCACCTCATGGTATACGGGAACGAG CGATTTATTCAGTACTTGGCCTCCAGGAACACATTATTTAATCTCAGTAATTTCCTGGACAAATGTGGCCTACAAG GTTATGATATGTCAACATTCATTCGGAGGTACAGTCGATATCTGAATGAGAAAGCGGTTTCATATCGACAGGTGGCATTTGACTTCACGAAAGTAAAGCGTGG GGTGGATGGAGTGATGAGAACCATGAACACAGAGAAGCTTCTTAAAACCATCCCCATTATACAGAACCAGATGGACGCCCTTCTTGACTTCAAT gtCAATGCCAATGAACTTTCCAATGGGGTTATCAATGCAGCCTTCATGCTTCTCTTCAAAGACTCCATCCGGCTTTTTGCAGCTTACAATGAAGGGATAATAAACTTACTGG AAAAGTATTTTGATATGAAAAAAGTCCAGTGCAAAGAGGGTTTGGACATTTACAAGAAATTCCTTACTCGTATGACACGGATCTCGGAGTTCCTCAAAGTGGCAGAG CAGGTGGGAATAGACCGCGGGGACATACCTGACCTGTCTCAG GCCCCCAGCAGTCTGTTGGATGCCCTGGAGCAACACTTGGCTTCATTAGAAGGAAAGAAGGTGAAGGACTCCACTGCCGCCAGCAG GGCAAGCACACTCTCCAATGCTGTGTCATCTCTGGCCAACACTGGCATGTCTTTCACCAAAGTGGATGAAAGGGAAAAGCAGGCAGCTCTGGAGGAGGAGCAGGCGCGATTGAAAGCTCTAAAG GAACAGAGGCTGAAGGAGCTCTCCAAGAGGCCTTCGTTTGCCACGACCGACACTTCTCCAGTCTCCACCACAGCAGCATGCATCAGCACAGCTCCTGCCATCGACCTGTTCTCCACTCCCAGCTGCTCCAATGG TGCCCTGAAGATGGAGGGCGACTTCTTCGACATGCAGACTAACTTTCAGTCAAGCATGCAGCCCGGACCCTCTGTGGCCACGGCATGGGGAG GATACGGAGCTCCACAAATCCCTCCTCCACAGAGCTCAGGGGAGCTGCGTGTTGACTTTGAGTCTGTTTTCGGTACTAAAGCTGCCTCGTCTAATAGCCTGGATACAGATG CAGGGATTTTGAAACCCACTGTGGCGGGTTCAAATCAGTCCAGTCTGCTCCCAGAGAAACTGGTGTCAGATGACCTGGATTCTTCCTTGGCCAACCTTGTTGGAA ATCTGGGCATTGGAAACGGTACCACTAAAAA TGATATCCACTGGAACCAACCAGGAGAGAAAAAGTTAACTGGTGGAATGAACTGGCAACCCAAAACTGCTCCGTCTACTACATGGAACCCTGTCTCTATG CCTCCATCTATCATGGCTTTCCCTGCTACAACACCTACAGGAATGATGGGATATGGCATG CCTTCACAGTTGCCCTCTATGAGCATGATGACCCAGCCCACAATGATGTACACACAGCCGGTCATGAGGCCATCCAATCCGTTCGGATCAGTGTCCAGTGCACAG CCCTCCGCTGCCTCTAGCCCTTCCAGTCAGAGTCCTCTCAGAGCCCCAGGACAAGACCCCTTTGCACAGCTCTCTCTCAAGGATTTCTTGTAG